The following proteins are encoded in a genomic region of Musa acuminata AAA Group cultivar baxijiao chromosome BXJ2-11, Cavendish_Baxijiao_AAA, whole genome shotgun sequence:
- the LOC103972209 gene encoding uncharacterized protein LOC103972209 codes for MAHRPWSELPALALLAVLRRLPSLLDLFAFAAVCRSWRSLLRSSAALLYLSSRPPLLLRPPCHLHRRQARPLLAADESDGFSLYALDDLRTPYRSLFPVSSAAADLCLAYSHGYLILLRGRPRSDPVLADVLTGAEILLPALPPDRVSFYYGTLTAPPASPDCCLLLFYSRYFLMCCRIGEPHPEWARLPLKKGQSYIARVLRFKDRIFAISNIGRLLTLEFVPEFKVERLDVGGLHPPAAYDRWHFGPQLVECGGELLAVLFVQEGRPWITGIHVFRLDFGRMEWAQVESLGDHCLFIDCGGKCPVSGVDPSCWGGRSNCVYVAAPGCDAWVEYSLDDKTWSQVSVSSGDTISRRLFRAQFLAQLGEPRWPSPVWVYPSLFFWRDGMEL; via the coding sequence ATGGCACACCGCCCCTGGTCGGAGCTGCCGGCGCTCGCGCTTCTCGCCGTCCTTCGCCGCCTCCCCTCCCTCCTCGATCTTTTCGCCTTCGCTGCCGTCTGCCGCTCCTGGCGCTCCCTCCTACGCTCTTCCGCAGCCCTTCTCTACCTTTCCTCCcgccctcctctcctcctccgcccCCCTTGTCATCTCCATCGCCGCCAAGCTCGACCTCTCCTCGCAGCTGACGAGAGCGATGGCTTCTCCCTCTACGCCCTCGACGACCTCCGAACCCCGTACAGATCCCTATTTCCGGTTTCGTCCGCCGCCGCCGACCTTTGTCTCGCCTACTCCCACGGCTACCTCATCCTCCTTCGTGGCCGCCCCCGCAGCGACCCCGTCCTCGCCGACGTCCTTACCGGCGCCGAGATCCTCCTCCCGGCTCTCCCCCCTGACCGCGTCTCCTTCTATTACGGGACCCTCACGGCGCCACCGGCCTCCCCCGACTGCTGCCTCCTCCTCTTCTACTCCAGGTACTTCCTCATGTGCTGCCGGATAGGAGAACCTCACCCGGAATGGGCACGGCTTCCCCTCAAGAAGGGTCAGTCCTACATCGCCCGCGTCCTCCGCTTTAAAGATCGTATCTTTGCCATAAGCAACATCGGAAGGCTTCTAACTTTGGAGTTCGTTCCCGAGTTCAAGGTGGAGCGGCTGGACGTAGGAGGGCTTCACCCGCCGGCGGCTTACGATCGGTGGCACTTCGGGCCCCAGCTGGTGGAGTGCGGTGGGGAGCTTTTGGCGGTCCTCTTCGTCCAAGAGGGCCGCCCGTGGATCACTGGCATCCATGTGTTCAGACTAGACTTTGGGAGGATGGAGTGGGCGCAGGTGGAGAGCTTGGGCGACCACTGTTTGTTCATCGACTGCGGAGGGAAATGCCCTGTTTCCGGCGTCGATCCGAGCTGCTGGGGAGGGAGAAGCAACTGCGTCTATGTGGCGGCGCCTGGATGCGATGCATGGGTGGAGTATTCCTTGGATGACAAGACCTGGAGCCAAGTCTCCGTGAGTAGTGGTGATACCATCTCCAGAAGGCTGTTTCGAGCACAGTTTCTGGCACAGTTGGGGGAGCCTCGATGGCCTTCCCCTGTTTGGGTCTATCCAAGTCTCTTCTTTTGGAGGGATGGCATGGAACTGTAG